AATATGCATGTGTTTCCAGTGTTTCATAAAATGTTGGAATATTGAAATGCATGCAAGGTTTGTGCATATATAAAATGCATGTATATTGCTTACATTCAAGCGTTTATTGCACAAATATGCAAACCTTTTTAGTGATTCATCAAATTATTGATAATTGAAAGCATATAGATTGTACATACACATAATGCAgttattaaatatttacattacCTTATTGATTAAGCACTCTTTAGTCACCTCTTTGGTAATGCTTTCAATAGGCTTAGTCTCCATTGTTCCTGCCGGTCTATTTTTGCTTTTTCTTTTGAGCTGGGACCTGTTTTGTGAAGGGGAAAATTCCAATTTTTCCATCCAACAAAACCTGCCCATTGTCCCCAAATATTGGCCTTATAACTGCATACATAAACATGATCTTGGAgatgtattttttgtttttacatGTTCGATGTGACTCACTTTCTCCAGGTGCCAAATGTACACATTGGGAACCTTGAGTGATGTAGAACCACTTCTCATCTATGTGGATGGTATTGCGCATGTTCTTAAACACAATCTTGTTTAAGATTCTGTCTAGTTCTATGGCTTATAGAGTGAATGTCAAGCGTAGAAGCTTATTCGGGGCTGTTAAGTCAAGCTGTATTGCTGAAGTATGTGACCTAATTAGCCCAACATTCACCCATCTCCAAACTGTGGTTTTACCACATCCTAATGCAACAGCTAAACTTCTAATATTGCATCTTTGAGAGAAATGCAAACCTTGCAGAACAGTCATATCTAGTTGAATAAATTTTCTGTGGTATCTAGACTTTTTACAATTTACAAACCTTATGGATTCacctttttgttgttgttttgcAGCATTCCAATATCTTGTGGTAGTCTGCATCGACATGCCGAATTTCTGTTGAGCTTCTTTGAGAGTGCCACGAGGAGGTTTCCCATTCACGCACTTTTGGAGGATGAATTGAACTATCAAAGTTTTCTTCTCTGGTGAATATTCAATATGTTTTCCCATATTTTGAATGCTGGTCTGGAGTTGAAGAAATGGGAGTATGAATCGATATTTATAGACTTGGTTAATGCATTTTGTAATGGCAGCAGATGTATCTTTTGgtagaatttcatttgccgccCCTTTAATTTTTTAGCGGCAGGCGTCACTTTAAATTTCTAGGGGTAGATGGTAATGTAACTAAACAAGAGTTCTCCACTGTATTTATCGCAATTAATTTTAGTTGAATACGTGTTAAATTTTATAGATTGTCCATTAaatttattgcatttaatttcagttactcttttcggattttttaattttgttgtgTAAAATCAGATTGTAATTATTCCTTTATTACATAGACTTTACcagaatatataaaaaaacatgaattagattgtattaataatttaattaagtccTAAAGAAATTaagttaaataaatgaaaattaatcagaatcaaaaaagaaaaacatcaCTTCactttatctactttattaCCAATCTCACTTAACCACTAAACActcatttcttaatctccgtgccgaaaactTATGTCCTACTAtaaggggacggagggagcagtATATTTCCATGGAGCATAATGAATGTAAGTTTGTAACACCCACCACCATTGATTAACTCTGGAAATGAATGATGGAACTTGTACCTGTGGTTCATGGTGTAACATCTAGAACATTGATTCAATTATCGTTGTTGATTTTGTGTCATTAATGTTATTATTTCAATTGTTTGAGTTGATGATAATTCTAAATTTATGCAGAAATATAAGTATATTAGTAATGACTAGTGTATACATTCTCTGTCACGAGTCCTGACAAGGTTGCTTTCCCTGGTTTTGTTTGTTTCCTTGGATAATTATATGTGGTTATTCTAGTTTAAGGCTAGTTGGCTAAAATCATTGAAAATTCACTAATTAGTTCTTAGAGATATATCCTTACATGGAGAAATGCTAAATCCATTTATACATTAAGTTCTTCATGTTATTGAGAAATAATAATCCCCATGTGTTTTTCTCTATCATAAAGTTAAATACACATTAGTTTCATTTTCCTATTTTAGGATAATTTCACTTTAGTTTTGCCATAAATCCCCATGTGTTTTGGTCTTATCAATCATACTGGAGTACAAAAATTGGAGTGAGGGAATCATTCCAAATCCTTTTCATTCCACATGTTATTTTTCGCTGGATATTAATGTTCATCTATTTTAGTGGGTAGAATGTGCTACAAATTTCATgcttcatttaattatttttgttattcttCAGACACACAATATTTAATGATGGAGTATTAATGTTTGATAATGTAAACTTATACTATAATTAAGTGAATAGTTCGTCATTTTTGTAAAGATAATGGATATAAAAATATAACCTGTCAATAGAGATTTGTAAAGTATAAATGCCTATTTgggaaaaaatttcaaattcttaACAACAAATACATCATATTTCTGCAGATGCATCATCAAGAAAGTACATGAAGAAAGATGAGAACAAACTACACACGTTACAGAATAGAGGAAAAACAGCAGTTGTTTTAGCCTCAAACCTCATTGAGATAACTACATTCAAATGTGGTGGTACTTGTTAcccaaaaattaaaacaatctAAGAATCCACAAAgacagaaaagaaaaaaagaaaaacgaaTTCCTATTCTCTAACCTTCTTTCACAGATTTAGTACTTCTTGATTTCTTTAAATCCCAAGGAGGCAGACAGCCTTTATAGTGTGATTGTAAGACGAACGATGATATCGATACATCTTTCTCCTTTGGGTGCATAGAAATCGAAGAGAAGCAGCTGAAAGAGCTTCTCAGACTCTTCTTCTCACTCTCTGAATCTTGACAGTTTGTATCATGTGGCCCCTTGCTCGTTTTTAGAGCCTCCGGGAGTATGCAGTTGCAGTATGAACCTATAAAAATACCTCTTAGAAGGAAGTTCCAATAAACCAGCATGAAGTTTTCTATGACTGACAATTAACCACATTTATTCAGCATTTTAGGACTCCTCTTAAAGTTAGTTATGATGATGCATCAAAATGAGATTAATAATGATACCTATCCTTGCCAGACGATTCACCCATTTTGGTATCCGTTTTCCAGTCAGCTTGTAGCATATATCCTCACAGAAATGGTTGCAGTTTTTGACAACCAGGTGATATGTATCACCACAGTAGTTTGTGGCCTGCTTCTCCATGAAATCTCTTACTTGGTGAGGGTTCAAATGTGTCGTGCCAATAAAAATTGACCTGCGAAACCTGAATCCAGGGCATTGCCGGGGCTCAACTTCAAATACGCCACTAGTAGGAAAGTCGTGGGCTCCAAAAGCATATTCAATGTCATACACTGCAAAAACATAATTCCTATCCACTCAGTGAATGAATGTTTCAAGTATCAAACGAGGAGATAACAAAGAAAACTACTATATAGGAAGAAAGGCAACATAAATCAAGAAGACGTTATAGAGTAAGAGAATCTCTCTACCTTCAACCCCAGAGTGAAAGACACCAAGTCCAGCCCAGTAAACATAGCCGTTGACAGGTGTTAAATCATAAACATTGAGGTAAACAGGAGTGTTTCCTTGGCTAAAGCTAGCTGATTTAACCTTAGGAAACACGCAGAACCTTGTCGTTGATTCTCCCTGCGTCTGCAGAGGCACAATTGATCTCCAACtgcttttgaattttgatttcatGTTCAAGGGTGAAACCAGGAATGGCTTAATACCCAGTTTCAGCCTGTAACGTTATTTTAGATGTCAATAACTCTGCATCAGATTTATTTGTCTCAAATGTACACAAATGTGAACGTCCCGTACATGGAAGTTGGAAGGAACAGATCCTTAGTAATTAAGAATGTATGAATTCAAGAATATACAACTTtgattacaaaatacatctaATGGAAACGCCGCCTAGCCTGTAACATTATTTTAGATTTCAATAACTCTGCATCagatttatttttctaaaatgtaCATACACAAATGTGAACATCCAGTACGTGGAAGTTGGAAGAAAAAGATCCTGAGTATTTAAGAAACTATGAATTCAAGATTATCCAACTTTGATTACAAAATACTTATAATGAAAACGTCGCCTAGGCTGTCATGATATTTTCACTTCAATTCAAGGTTGGACAATATCTCCAGTTACTTATGCAGTTTCAACACCATCCTTATATGAGTGTGGTAGGCGTTCATGATTCAGGAATGTAAAGAACATTATATAACCCTGATTGGCAGGTTCAAGCAATCAAGGTATTCAAAATAAACAATGAACTCCATcatttttcacataaaaagAAAGCCAGTACTCTTAAGGGATAATATTTGCCTGTGAAATTATGTGTCATTTCATGTGAATGAAATCAACCTTGTGACTGAACAGTGAATTCAGAAGGTAGACCATCAACTCAAAAATTCAAATGTATCATTCCCAAGTGCAGCATAGATCTCAACTATTAGTAACTTTATTAAAGAAAGTATCATTTGCTGGAACTATTAGCAACTGCTTCCTTTTGTCTTTTAGAAGTTCTCAAGAATTAGCTTTTAACTACAGGAGCATAGAAAATCTTATCACACAAGATTTGgcttttttatcttttcttttacAATCAAAAGGAAGATTAAAGAACCAATAATTGAGTGCAATCAACACTCATCAATTATCTTCAAACGTCTAAGCTTGAAAACAACAGCCATTCTTAATAGAGGAGGCCTACACAGTAGTAAATCATTAACTCAACTTTAGATGCATGGATATAGACAAAAGTTTTGAGGGCCATGGGCGATGTGTAAATGGGATTCCTATGAAGCGTGTAAGAATAGAGAAATAGACATCAAACTGTTTCTTATCAAACAGTAAAACATGGCAATATGCAAGAAAAGGACGTAGCAAACGAAGTAGACCCTAAAGATGAAGACGGAGATGATTTGTTTTGGAGACAATGATTCTTGGGAAGAAATGGATCAAACGAGTAAATATAAGCATTATCTACACTATTTAGCCCAAAAATGATTTGATATTGGGGTGTTATTCCTTTGCTTCAAAATATGGCAAGCTATGCTAACAGTATGAAGATGAGAAAACTAAACTAGCAGGAATATGTGGACTTCTGAAATATCCACTCCAACCATATTATACACACAGagacacatacacatacacatacacacttGTATAGTAGCCCATCTCCATATTTCGAGAAAGGTTAAAGTATggttaaagaaataaaatggaGGAAATAAATTAAGGCAGAATAGCAACTTTTTTTTAAGGTACATTGTCATTTTTTGACGCGGTGGGCTGAATGATGACAACTTTAGGTCAATACACCAACAAAAGCCAACTTTCTAATCAGATAATTAAGATCAATCATCATTTTTCCTAAGATCTCTCAAAATATACACCACATCCTCATTCACCTAGGAAGAGCAATCAAATCCAGGAAGAAACTAACTATTCAGAAAGTGGTGATGATTAAGAAGATACAGAAAAAGTTGACCAAAAAATCCAACGCAAGAATCCCATCTGCCCAAGAAGCCAAGAACCATGAATGAATGAGGGACAAAAGATTGGATCTAAAACTAAACCCAGAgcaaaaattgaatcttttaaGGTTCAGCCATAGATTTCCAGAAAACCAAGAAATCCATAAAGGAAAAAGAGGGTTCGAAGATACCTTACAATGCAAGGAAATCACACTCACTAAAGAAACCAACAAAGACAGGAACCGAAGCAATGCAGCGACGAAAGAAAAAGGGAAATTCTTAAGCATAAAACGAAATATGTTTAGAGGAAAATTGTTACAGTTGCAGTTCAAGAAACAGAAAGAAAAGggaaacccaattcaattatttACCTTAACACTAGAGGGCACTCATTGTCAAGAAATGTTTCCTCCTCAACTGCAGAAAAAGCAACCGCTTTCACAGCAGAAAACTCACCTGAAAGAGGAGTGTATGTGACTGAACAATGGGCATTATTTTCTCTTTGGTAGCAGATTCTGAtgcagagagagaaatagagggAGAGAGAGTCAGACTTCACAGCTGTCTGTCTCTTTTGAAGATTCAAAGCCTAGttgaaaggaaaagaaaacaaaatagagGGAAAAAAGTTGACCTGTAAAAAATGCCAACTTGATTCTATATTCAAAACATTCAGATTATAGTGACAAATTAAAGTATTTTTCCTCAAGAATTTGTTGATAAATTATCTGAATCTGAacatatttctatatttaaagATATGCTTTGATCCGTGAATAAAATGCGAAGTCCCACTCAAATTTGAACATTTTGACTTGACTTTTGTTGTTTGCGCCCCCGAATAATTCGAATCGATTGATAAATTTTAGCAATTCTCCATTTGTAGAtacaattatttcatttttcccAACGAGAAATAAAGGACGGTCCAATTATAGAGTATTGAGTTGGTAAATTAATTTAATGGAATTTCCTTATGCCGTGTGACATAATAATACTCGGTCGTCTACGTGTTGCCAACTATTATGCAAATTGCAATTTAAAGAGACGCTGAAAAAGTAGGACGAAGAGATgggaatatataaataaataaataaaaagaaaatttaaatttacaaaGTCTTTAATCTTTATACTCCATCTATCATGTTAATTAGAAAACTGGAGTAGTAAATTATATGGATCGTTCCAAAATCAgtttataaaaatatgtatttttttatttaagaacATCAATAATCATTCCTGATTTACTACCAACATCCCATTTATTAATTGGACGGTAAGCATCTGATCAACTAATGATCGTACATGTGAATTCGAGAGGAAAAAATCGTTATAATTTTTAGTGAAAAAACTTTTTATAATTAGTTATACTATATCACAACACCGACCAATTctgaattataaaaaaatatattgtttaattgattttatcAGAGAAATATGGTgcacaaaagaaaaaatagcCATAAATATCAAATGAAATTGTATGCCCCAAGTCTAAATTACACTTAAGGCAGAACTAATTTAAATTCTCAAACAAACTTAAGTTCCGAATTAGGATCAAACTTTTGTTTTGAAGTCCAATAGAAACTTTTGCTCTTAGTATCTGAGTATTTTGTCAAATATTGTGTTGTTCTTCTATATAATGACTAATGCGGCACCAAACCAAcgattaaaaagaataaaattacaaaatttggtCGTTAATAAATTGAATATTATGTTCAttgtgagttttttttttggtttcctCTGTTCCCCCTTAGCAGAGTTATTAACCCATATATAGACTGAACTACATGGATTGTTGTTCATTGTTCCACCTCGACAGAGTAAACTCCAAACTGTTAGCGTTAGATCACATGCATATGTTTGGATGTAAATAGgaatggaaataaaatgaataaacaTGAGATATAATGTAATTTTGACATTACGAAGACAGACAGaatgatgtgaatcaaattgtacatttttattcccctaactttacatgatttatatagtttgatgcttgcaaaagtatgttttacgatgtaggaatgaagctcggatggtgaaaagcggttcagaaagctctcaaaattggccacccggccgggtgtattttatgcctaataattctacccggccgggtatgaTTTTCAGAATACGAAAATTCCAGCAAGTcctcaaaattggccacccgaccgggtgaattttatgtctaataattccacccggccgggtgaataaATTCTAACTCCAATATTGCGGTTTCATAGGCGGTTTTGGAGAGAGGGGGTGATGGGACTTTTTGGGCAgaatgaaagaaagaaaagaaggagGAAAGGTGGCAGAGcggaattaaataaatacagAGAGAAGAGGTGACGGATTGGACGTTTTTTTTGGGCAgaggaaaaaaagagagaaaatggagaaagagaggaaggaAGGGAGATCCAATCTTCATCATCCCGGAGGAGATTTGCTATCATCTACATATCAATTTCATGAGTTCTTCTTGTTTATTGATTGTtgatgtgtaactaaattcctATGTTGCTCTTAGTATGTGAAAGATGTGGATTACTTTAGGATTCTATGGATTAATGTTTTTCTATGATCTTTTCTACGGTGCTATTTACTTTGAATGATAATTCCGGCCTGATTTATTATTCAATCTTATCTTTTAGCCAATGTCACTTTAACTTGGTTAAAAGGTGGAAACGTAGATAAAGAGTTTGAGATTTGTATCGTGTTCAACATATGAATCTTGGATAAGTTGATTTACATGTCGTTACAATAATTGTTGTACATTTACTATGCGTCTGTAGGAATGTtcaattgattttgtaaatgaattatgTACGTTGGAACTTAGAAGTTGGATTAGAGCTTACTATGCGTTTGTAGGAGTGATAATCTGATGAGTACGAATTTGATCTTAGTGTTCAGCAAGGTTAAATTCAAGCATCTATGAACATGTTCAGTGTGAGTAGAATGAACGAGTTTATTACAACTTTCATTAGATTAATCTTTAATCCATAGGGTAATTGGTCCGTTAAGTTAATTCACATCTGGAGCATATTAGGAGCAACGTTCTCTATCTCTTGAGTTTCTCTATTTTCATTCTTTAGTTTTCaatttgtttattaattttgtcaaACCTTGTTAAATagcctacgcctccctgtggttcgacactcgaagtactacaatcgactctgtactcttgcagatagattgtaatattagagctattttattaaacttgtgtgttctaaatccattaatataaaagctcgaaaattatACATTACGGAACTTTAGAAAAAGACAATCGTACAAGAAGATTAGAATGACTTTTAGTCATGGAGAAACGCCAAAAGAGTTTTTATAGTGAAGCAGATGCTGAGTCGTTCTTATTCGTGACGTACCGAACGAAAAAAGATCCTATGGAAGTTTACCTGTATAATGAAGCGATGATGCTATGACATGCTAGTAGAAACGTTTTTAGTTTCTACTAAGATGAGCCATCAGGGAAGGGATCCAAAGCATCTTGCTTCCCGTTCACATAGTAATCCACAACTGCATTCATTCGCCACAGCTTATCAGGGTGATAATTTACATGGATTACGACTGGCTTAAGCTTGCGCAGCTGTGAGTCTTTCCTGACGGTTTTGAAGAGAACTTTACTGTTCATGAACAAGTAATGATCCATAGTTCTTCTTGATGCATGTAGCCCCTCATAACCAGGATGCGATGGGTAGAACAGCTCTTCGTTGAAGACAGCTTGGTCCCAAGCATTCTCTCGAGCCAGCCTACCAGCCACACGGTCCAAGAGCTCTATAGAGGGGATTGTGGGTCTAATATAGAAGAATCCAGAGTTGTAAACCCATATCCTCATCGTATGAGCGTACCTAGCCCATCCCATTTCAGGTTCATCAAAAACATCATTGTACCCATAAGCTGTCATGTTATTGTGACCATCAGTCATGGACTCCACGTCCGAATCCCTGTAGAGATGCTCAAATGGATTTTGCAAGTAGACTATGTCGACATCTGAGAGCAAAACACTATATCCCATCTGCAAGAACTCCCTCAAGATCCGAAACTTCAATCCTGAGACAGCATGATTTCCTCCAGTTCTAGCAATAGATTCGAAGTTCTTATCTTCGTTTATCTCTTCTACATCTTTTTTATATACTGGAACACCATTTGCTAGGCACAAGTTGTAAATTTCCTCATCCAACGCAAAGACCAAGTAATTCGGTATCCCTACTCTTTTGATATTCGTGAACCACACCTCCAACATATCCTTAACATTTGAATTGGCAAGTGTAACAATGATTTCATGATTCACAGCAACTTTCTCCAGTAGCTTGGCCAATTTCGGGTTGACAGATTCATCAGGTACAACTGCAGGGTTGGTTCGCAATGCCTTAACAGTGCCAAAAGGCCCAGCCTTTTGCTGTTTGCCTAACACCATCACCTGTTTCTGGGCACTATCCTTCCCTTGCTCAGCAAACCGAAGCTTCTCCGTCAACTCCTTAACTTGCCTTTTCAACTCTGCATTTTTCTCTGAAGCAGTGACAAACTCTGATTTTAACAAGTTGATGCGTTCTGATGATTCACATGAAGAGGTAATAACCTGGCAGATAGATCATTCAAGGGCAAAATGAAGTTCAACATTGTTCGAGAAAATAGTTCCTCAAAAGTCAGCTGGTAAAATATAGACAACCATGACCAAgtgataaaatattaaaaaaaaaatacactgATAAACTCCCTAAAGGAATACCATCCTCATCTCCTTAGTTATATGATTCATGCAAATACACCAGCCTTCACATGCACAGAGACACACAAAAGATGCACTATACATGATTCGATAAACTACGAAAATCTTTGTTAGAgattcaaaaattaaaaccaTAACCAAAACAATTTGCATAGTTCTAAGAGACTAAAATGCACATACATAATACTCCAATAGAAGTCACTCATATTGTTCACTTTTTCATTCTTTGTGGTTGGCAAAAAACTAACAGCCGACAAGGAAGCTCAGCAAGAATGCAGCTTCTCCATTTTTCTTCAGAAAATAGCTTTATTCAATAGTTCCTATAGTCTGATCACCATCAAGTTACTAAAAACAGCGATACTTTTTCCTCTTTCGAATTCCATCACTTCATTACCTAAGTCACCGAGCTGCAGAGGATACTTCTATTCCTAATTTCCTAAATCCTACAACTTCAGTTTCAGTCAGCTCATGCAGAAGAAATGGAAAACAACACTTCAATCCAATTATAATA
This portion of the Salvia splendens isolate huo1 chromosome 10, SspV2, whole genome shotgun sequence genome encodes:
- the LOC121753407 gene encoding deSI-like protein At4g17486, which produces MKSKFKSSWRSIVPLQTQGESTTRFCVFPKVKSASFSQGNTPVYLNVYDLTPVNGYVYWAGLGVFHSGVEVYDIEYAFGAHDFPTSGVFEVEPRQCPGFRFRRSIFIGTTHLNPHQVRDFMEKQATNYCGDTYHLVVKNCNHFCEDICYKLTGKRIPKWVNRLARIGSYCNCILPEALKTSKGPHDTNCQDSESEKKSLRSSFSCFSSISMHPKEKDVSISSFVLQSHYKGCLPPWDLKKSRSTKSVKEG
- the LOC121752113 gene encoding arabinosyltransferase RRA3-like; translated protein: MLGGRRETALMKKEGGKSRIAAAIFVGILLGCVFAFFYPGGFFVLSSTPLSRRRVAASDPEVITSSCESSERINLLKSEFVTASEKNAELKRQVKELTEKLRFAEQGKDSAQKQVMVLGKQQKAGPFGTVKALRTNPAVVPDESVNPKLAKLLEKVAVNHEIIVTLANSNVKDMLEVWFTNIKRVGIPNYLVFALDEEIYNLCLANGVPVYKKDVEEINEDKNFESIARTGGNHAVSGLKFRILREFLQMGYSVLLSDVDIVYLQNPFEHLYRDSDVESMTDGHNNMTAYGYNDVFDEPEMGWARYAHTMRIWVYNSGFFYIRPTIPSIELLDRVAGRLARENAWDQAVFNEELFYPSHPGYEGLHASRRTMDHYLFMNSKVLFKTVRKDSQLRKLKPVVIHVNYHPDKLWRMNAVVDYYVNGKQDALDPFPDGSS